In Armatimonadota bacterium, the genomic stretch CGTAGGCGATCCCGGTGGCAATGATTGAAGATGCCAATGCAAGGATCGCTCCAGTTGCGATCACCGTGCCACGGTCGAATTGCTTTTTGCTGGCATAAAACTGGTTCGCCGGAGCCAATCCAAAACTGAGGATTCGGCTGAGCACCACGGTGGCGTTCAACGCCGCGCCGAACGCACCGAATGCGGCCTCTACGAGCACGCGCGCCAAAACGATGCGGCTGAGTAAGGTCAGCCCCAAGTTAACGATTTGAAACGTGCTGAGTGTGAGCAGTTGCCGCAGGAACTTCATGGCGCGAATGTGCTCCTGCGAAGGACTGGCCCTGCCCATAGGTAAACCATCAAGAGAATTCCGTTGATCGCGCCGATGGTGAAACTTCCGGCTTGGATCGCGGTAAGGTTTCCGCCGACGGAGTGGACTGCAAAAAGCCACATCAAGAAACAGATGAAGAATAGTCCGCCGTCCTGGACGGATTTTGCGGTCGCTAGCCGGAACAGCCTCAAACCGACCACAGCAAGAACAAAGTACAGTGCGACGAGTCCCAAGATTCCGGTTTCAGCGAGGGCGGTAAAAGTCATCGAGTGGGCGTCGCGAAAACCGCGCCGACTGGATTCGCCGAACCCGCCATAACCCTGTCCCATCACTGGGCTTTGAGTAAACAACCGGAAGCCTTCCATGCGAAGTTGATCTCGCGCGAAGCTATCTTCGCCACCAGGTTTGAGCTTTGATACGATGCTGCTAGAGCGCGAATTTTCAGTGAGATTAAGACGCTGGAGCCAGACGGTCCCGAGTTGGTCCTTCTGTGGAAAGGCTAGAAACGCGCAAGTGCCCAGCAACACAATCCAGATCGTGGTCCGAAATCCTTTGGATATCGAATCCTTAAACACGCTGTAGATTCCGCTGACCGCGAGGATCGGCACAAACATCAATCCGGTTCGGCTGAGTCCCATGATTGCGGAGGCGAGAAGCAAGATTAGCGCGAAGGCGACCATGAGTGGGCTGATTGCTCGCGCAGCTCGCAAGGCGAATGGCCAAAGCAGGATGAGATAGGCCAAAACGAGGTTATAGTCCGAAACATTGCGGGTACCGAGAAGGCCGGTCACTCCTCCTAGTGTCATTTCTGATCCCATTCGAATGATAGCCAGCGTTCCAACTGTTAGAGTGAGGAATCCGATCAACGCAGAGGCTTCTAACTGGGCAGCAGAGAACTGGCTCGCAGCGAGTTCGCGCTTGATGAAGAAGTAGTACAGCGGCAACAATATTCCGACCGCGAGGTAGGTCACCAGCGATACAAACTGGTCAGTGGAACCCAAGATCGCTCCCGTAATTCCTATCGCATTCACCGCGATGACGAACCCCCATTCGGCGGCAGAAACCTTGACACGTTCGGCTACGTGAGTGCTGACCAAGAAGATCATGACTCCAAGATAGGGTGCGATTCGGGAGATCGAACTGGGCCCACCAGGAAGATCCCAACCGAGTCCGACTTGATACAGCTGAGTGAAAATCGGAATCAGCAGGACCAGAGGAAGTCGCAAGTGCTTTTGGCCCGGAACGAAAAGCATCGTGATCTGAAAATAGACCCAGAAAGCGATTGTATTTCGGGCTACATCTAAGGTTCCAAAGTTCAGAAGATTGATTCCAAATGCGTCCAAACACACCGCAAGAATGCCAGCCAAGCCCAGGCAAATTGCAGAGGCTTTAACGAGCTGCTTGACTGCCAATCGGCAGTCATTAGCGGAGGATTGGAGCAGTTGGAGTGGGATCATGCCGCTTTGTCGAGTCGTACATTTAGCTCCTTCAAGAGCTCTTCCTTGAGTGCTAAAACTGGATCGGGGTGCAAGCACTTTTCGACAAGTTCTTTGCGCCCTTGTGATCGAATCGAGCGATCATCAAGTGCCTTCTCGATTTCTCGAACCAGTTCTTGACGAGTTTCACAAAACACCCCGGCGTTGCTTGCCAAATAGGTTCGCTGGTGGGTGTAGTTGTAGAAACTCTTACAACTGTCGGTGTAAGGCAAGGTTCGCTCACCGTCATAAGCCACGCTGACGATTGGCAAGTCCATCGCGGCCGCGTCCAGAACGATCGTACTGGCCGTGTTGACGCACACATCGCAAGCATTGAGAACAGCGTGAAGCTGCAGCAAATCGTCTGCTGGAGGGACGGTTTGGACGCCGAAGGCTGGCTCGCCGATAGACGGCCAGACCCGGACATTGGGTAGCCGCCGCAAATCGTCGTAGTCTTCAATCTGGTCGTGCGGATGGCACCGGACAATCATTTGGACATTACAGATTTCGCCGTATTGAATTGCCGAAGCGATTTGTCGCGCAACCACTGGCTGATCAGGGAACGAAGACGTAGCCGTATTCGCAAAGAGGATCGTCTTCTTACTCGGATCAAGCCCAAGCCGAATGAGATACGAATCTCGCTCCCACTCGGATGGCAATGGGTTGCTGAAAGCCTGCAACCGTGGTATGCCGACAATCGGGATTTCCCAGTGAGGATATTCGGGATAAAGCTTGAGCATTTCGCTCTGCATTGCCTTGTTCCACACGTACACCGCATCAAATTTCGTGAACAAAACACCCTTGCTGGAAAGATTATCCCAGCTCGGAATCATGGTCACGACGCGAATTCCGAGTGTCTTTGCCCATTTGACCAAAGCGTCTTCGCGGTAATCCACAGGGTTTGTGCAAAACAGAACGTCCGGAAGGTGATCGAGGATCAAAGACGCAGGCTCTGTCTCGGAATATCGAAGCCGTGAGAACTTCTCGAACAGGGATTTCCCAAAGCCGGTCCCCGCAATCAGCGAAAAGAGAGTGCTTCCGATTTTTTGCACCAAGGTTCGTCGACCCCGCTTGCTTGATTTCAGAATCTTCTCGGTGGCTAGTCCGTGCTTTTCGAAAAGCAGCGACTTTTGCGATTGGCGGACCATTCGGAGGAGCCAACCTTCCTTATACATCGGAATCGGTTGCCAGTCCACTTCGGACAATCCCAATTCTGTGCACAGTTTCTTCAGGTGCACGATTCGATGCTGGGCGGTCAGTCCGATTACATGGACGTGCGGCGTGATCTCGGCCAGCAAACCGCTATGAATCAGGTTCTTGATGCTCCAATGATTCGGAAAAGTGATGGCGATGGTCGGTTTATCGCTCATGCAGCCACCTTGAGCGATTGTGCCGCTCGCTTCCAATCTTCTGGAGTATCGATGCTGAGAGACTCGCTCTCCGGAATCTCCATCGCAAAGCACTTCTTGCCATAAAAGCTGCGTTGTTCGGTGAGCACCGATCTCCGCGTGAGATATACCGTTCCCTCGCGAACATAGGCTTGAGGTGCATCTTGTCGCCGGGTGATCTTCTCACCGGACTCCATGAATGGCGTCAAATATCCGTCTTCAATCTTCATGACGTAATGAGGGCAGTGGGTCTTGGGCAATGCCACAACTGAAACCACGCTGTCGTTGTTCCCAAGCAGAGCGGTGGCTAGTTGTAGGTGGTTCACAGTTCGCAGTGGGCTGGTCGGCTGGAGAAGCATCACTGCCTGCGGGGAATATCCTTCGCTGTCCAGGTGGGCCAGCGCATGATTGACAACTTCGATCATCGGTGCCTCATCCGTGCACAAATGTGGTGGACGGACAAACGGCACTTCGAGCCCGATTTTTTGGGCAGTGGCCATCACTTCAAAATCATCGGTAGAAACGATGATTCGATCCAAAACTCCAGATTCCTGAGCGATCTTGAATGTTCTCTCAACGAGGCTCATATTGCCGAGCATCCGAGAGTTCTTCTTAGGAACTCCCTTGCTGCCTGATCGCGCAGGAATGATGCCCAGAATCTTCATCGAGAGTTTTGCACCTTCCGAATCTCATTCAAATGGCTTTCAACCCAATCCTGGCGAGGAAGCGAAAACGGTCTTGGATCCACTGGTCGGCAGACATAGGCGACGTGGAGGTGGTCCGCGCTGTAGCTCTTTCGAATCCACTCGAATCCGTGCGATAAGAACAGAGCCTCTGCGGTTTGCTCGGTCAATGAGAAAACGTGGTCGATCTTGACGGCTTCTTCCACCGAGTTGTTGCGCAAGTATGCGGCGCGGAAATCGACAATGTCGACGAGGAACAGCCCGTTTGGCGAGATCACTTCGCGCAGTTTGCTGAGGGTCTTTTGAACGTCCAGAAGATGATCGATGGTCTGGAAGAGTCCGATGACATCGTAGGTTTGACCCAGGTGATCCCACTCTTCGACGAACCCCGTGATCGTCTCCAGGTTATAGCGATCTGCTTCAGCAATCTCTGCTGGCGCGGGATCAATAATCGTCGGTTTCAGGCCAAACGCCTTCTGGAATTCGATGGCCACAATCCCCGTCGATCCGCCGACATCGAGCAGAGTCTGATGCCCGGGCGTGATAAACGGTCTCGCGAATTCGATATAGCTTTCCGCGTAAGAAACTTGCTCGCCTTGGATCGACTTAGCGTCGATCAATCGGCCGTGATAGGCGCTGACCAACGGACGATAGGTGTTGATGTAAAAATCGGTGTATGCCTCGCTCGTCATTGGCGGATTGAGGCGGGTCAACCCACAATTTGCGCACGTGGTTGCCTTTGCAGGGAACCCGTATCTGTCGCGCTGGGTGATTACGACCCACCGGTCCGATCCGCAGAGGTTGCAGTTCTGCATCGGCTGCTTGGGTTGGGCCGAGTAGTCGAATTGGAGCGATTCAATTCGCTCAAACTTTGTTGAAGGGTGTAGGGTGCTCATGCTGCGAGGGGTTCCTTTTCTGTCACGTACGAAAGTTGCTTTTGAGAGTAGAGGGGCGCCTTGAGAAGCGCTTCGACGAATGGCGCCGACACGTTGCCATCGCCGTAGAGATCAGAGGCCGAATATCGACCATGTTGAAGTTGTTGCTGGATTGCCGAGCAGACTGCGTCGGTTGTCGGTGGCACATGGGCGACGTGCTCACTGCGCTCACGACCGGCCTGACGGTTACCGACGAGCACGACGGGGGTACCAAAGTAGCTGGCATCCCGTACGAAGCTGCTGGAATTCCCGACTGCGAGACTTGCTCCGGCAAGGACCTTTAAGTAGGTTTCAGGTTCAAAATTGGTAACGATTCGAAGCCAGTTCTCCGTGTTATGTTGCTCGCGGAACCGCCGAATCGCTTTGCTAATGTGGTCGCTGCCAGCATCAATATTTGGCCAGAGCAAGACCGTAGGAAGGCCGGAAGATTGAAGTCCTACCATCACGGCTTGCATTTGCGCGGCTTCGCCACCGAACTCCGTCGTGGTCGGGTGAAACACGCTCAAAGCATAAGGCTGTGTGGTGTCTATCGATGCGCCACTTCCGAATCGGTTGATTTCATCATCATTTAGCGCGAATTCAAACTGCTTGGCGAGATCGCTTGAGGGGCATCCGATTCCGAGGATCGATTCCGGTTTTTCACCCATTTGCACGAGATAATCCGCGGCCCTGCGCGTACTTGGCAGGTGATAGTGGGCAAATTTGGTGATCGCGTGGCGGGCGGATTCGTCGATTGAACCGCTCACCTCACCTCCTTGAACGTGAACCAATGTCAGATTCATGTAGGCGGCAGAGATTGCCACCGCGAGCGCTTCATATCGGTCGCCGATCATCAGCACCATTTCGGGTTGAATTCTGGCGAGCTCGTTGCTAAACTCGATGATGCCCATTCCAACCGACTTCGCCATCGTGGCAGGTGTGGAACCTTCGAGCTCCATGTAAACACGGCCGTCGATCGTAAACCCGTCTTCTTGCAAGACTTTGGTGGCATTGCCGAATCTCTCGAGCACCATGGTGCCGCCGCAGATCAAGCTGAACTCAACATCCGGGTGATCGCGAAGGACTTCGAGCACTGGCTTGAGCCGGCCGTAGTTCGCGCGGTCTACTAGTACGGCACAAATGCGTCGTTTAAGCAACGTGCTTTTCCTCCAAAAAGGTGTCTGCTCGTAGGGCCAGCTTGAGCTTTTTCCCGACGAATTCGGGAAGGCGGTGAGCAGGAATCCCGGTTCCAGGCTTCTTTTCGATCAAATCTTCGAGGGTGAGGACATCGCCCTTCTTTAGATTCCGGCGCACCACAACCGACTTGGTAAAGAGTCCGCGCATCGCCGAAAATTCCTCGGCTAGCTCATCCTTTTCAACTGGATTCGCGTTCATTGCTTCGATCTCGCGCACACCTTCGATCATCAGCTTGAGTTCGTCTGGAGTGAGCGATGCGACGGTGTCCGGGCCGAACGCCTGCTTGTGCATCGCCAGATGAACTTCAATCACTGAAACCCCTAACGTGGCAGCGGCGAGAGACGAGAAGATCTTTCCCGTGTGGTCACTCAGCCCGACTTTGCAACCGAACCTTTGGCGCATCTCTTTGATGACATTGAGCCCAACTTTCTCGGGTGGTGTCGGATACGCGCTGGTGCATTGGAACAGGGTCAAATCTGCACCTGTTGCGCTAATTCTTTGGACTACGTTCTGGATATCGGTCCACCCGATCATGCCGGTGCTCACCCAGAATGGGAGATCGACCTGGGACATGGCATCGAGCATCGCGTTCGAAAACACTTCGCCGCTTGCCACCTTCCAAGCTGGCATTTCAAAATCCTTGAGAATTTCGACAGCCTTGACGCTAAATGGGCTGCAAAGGAACTGAATTCCAACCTTTTGGCAATGCTCGTAAAGGCCTTCCCATTGGTCAGGAGTGAATTCCATTCGCTTCCAATAGTCGTATCGGCATTCATCTTGGAGCGAGAATTTGATGCGCCAAGGTTCTTGCGGCGTGCTTTCTTCTGCCGCAAAGTGCATTTGAAACTTGACTACGTCCGCGCCACTTTCTGCGGCGAGATCGATGAAAGCGTGGGCCGTTCCCAGGGAGCCATCGTGCGCCTGGGCTACTTCTGCGACAATTAAGCTGCGTTCTGCCATGAGTCTTCCTTGAGTTCTGGGTTTGATTTGCGTCGGTTGCGCTTCGGACCGGAGAGTGAGATCAGGCTCGCGAGAGCAATTCCGAGAACTGCACCGGCGGCGGGTGTGCGGACGAGGCGCTTGTTAACCGGTTTGTCTTCGACAAAAGCAGGAGACAAAACGCTCCATTGAATCTTCTCGACGTCAGCGGCGAGCTTGGCCTCTTCAAACATCATTCGGGTGCGAAGCAGGTTCTTTTGCGCGGCCTTGAGCTGGCGGAATTCATCCGTAAATTGAGTGCTGTTCGCAGGAGCGTTAGAGGTTATTGCTCGCTGATTGCCCAGCTTGACAGTCAGCTGATTGATCTCTGAATCCAGGTTTGCGATCTGTCGTTGCAGACCTTCGTTAACCGATTGTTTGGCGCGACTGAGTTCGCGGCTGTACAGTCGATTGATAGAATTCAAATCTTCTTGCAGTTGGACCAGCTCTGGCGCCTCAGGACCCAATACTGCCTTGGCTTGTTGGAGCTTTGACTCGAGTTCTGCGCGCTGCGAGCGGAGCTTTTCGAGCTCGCCCGATTTTGGTAGCTCGGCATCGCTGAGAGAGCTGTTCAACCGCTTGGCAAGACCGGAGCGCTGAATCCGCTTTGCACTGAGTTCCGATTCTAGCCGTGTCACTTCTGCGAGTTCGCTGGAGTACTGGCCAGCAGAAGTGATAGTGACTTTCGAGTTTGCAAGAAACTTTGAGTATCGAATCGCAGCCAATTCAGCTTCGGATTGCTTCGATTCAAGCGCTTCGCCAATCTGTTTGGCACGGGTTGAGGCAACGGTGACGCTGGCTTCGCGTTCGTAGATTTTCGCTAGTTCGACCGCGCGCCGAGACATCTTCGTCGCTAGTTCGGGATTGGTGGAGTCAACCGTGACCACGATCTGATTTGAGATCGGGTCTTGTCGAGCGAAGTACATCTTCTCGATGGTTTTGGAATCTAAATTGAATTCTTTGCCCAGTTGTTGCCGAACCGCTTGGCTATCGAACACGCCATGGAGCAAGCTCAAGGGCGTAGCGATGTTTCCGGACATCAAGATTGCAGCAGCGCTGGATTGATCTGGCGAAGCGGCGAGCAGCACTTCGGTGCGGGCTCTCCAAAGTGGAGCTGAAGTCCAAGTGATCGCAAACGCAATCGCGCCGCCGATCAGTCCCCCTGCTAACACCACAGGCCATCGACGCATGAGTCGATGACCTGTAGTTTCTGCTTGTTCTCCCGAGTGCATTCCCTAAATAAATCCGTAGGCAGGTTGCCTAGTAGATTTATCGGGAAGATCGATCGCGAAATGGAGGGCGAACTTCAGAAGAATTGTTAGGTTTTTCAGTTGGCTGACTTAATGTGGTGTCTGAAAGATAGTCTTTTCGCCACTTCACGCCCCGAACGACTTCGGCTTCATAAGCACTAGCTTCTGCCAAAGTATTCAGCTTGTACTTTCGAATCACGTTTGTGAGCACCGTCGTCAAGTTGCCAAAGGTGCCAGTGTTGACCTTCCGGTCCATCAAGGTTGCCATTCCAGCTTCTGACTTGATGAACTCCTTGACCTTAGCCGTGTAAAGCTTGCCGTCCACAGTGACCAAGACTTGGTCGTCTGCCGGATAGTACAGCGCCTTTGCGACCCGAAGCTGGGCCAGCCGGTTCGGAACGCTGACTCTGCCCGCTCGCTGGAACACGGCGATCAGTCGCTTGTCCTGAATAATCTGTGCTGCGGCGTTCGAACCAAACGTGGATTCTCCCGTATCGAGGTTCAAAGCGATCAATTCGCCCTTTGGAGTCACGTCGATTCCGCGACTCTTGAAATCGTTGTCGTAGGCAGCGGGATCGTTTTGCTTTTGCGACAGGAGCACTTGACCGAGGCTCCCTGCGCCTCCGGAGAGGCATGCAAACTGGATGAATCCAACGCTGACAAATCCGGTGTCGTAAGTGTTCACGCTATCAAATCCACCTTCTAGGATCGAGACAGCAGTGAAGACTTTGCGTTCACTTTCACTAATCCCTGCGGAGACCAGCAG encodes the following:
- a CDS encoding acylneuraminate cytidylyltransferase family protein: MKILGIIPARSGSKGVPKKNSRMLGNMSLVERTFKIAQESGVLDRIIVSTDDFEVMATAQKIGLEVPFVRPPHLCTDEAPMIEVVNHALAHLDSEGYSPQAVMLLQPTSPLRTVNHLQLATALLGNNDSVVSVVALPKTHCPHYVMKIEDGYLTPFMESGEKITRRQDAPQAYVREGTVYLTRRSVLTEQRSFYGKKCFAMEIPESESLSIDTPEDWKRAAQSLKVAA
- a CDS encoding O-antigen ligase family protein translates to MIPLQLLQSSANDCRLAVKQLVKASAICLGLAGILAVCLDAFGINLLNFGTLDVARNTIAFWVYFQITMLFVPGQKHLRLPLVLLIPIFTQLYQVGLGWDLPGGPSSISRIAPYLGVMIFLVSTHVAERVKVSAAEWGFVIAVNAIGITGAILGSTDQFVSLVTYLAVGILLPLYYFFIKRELAASQFSAAQLEASALIGFLTLTVGTLAIIRMGSEMTLGGVTGLLGTRNVSDYNLVLAYLILLWPFALRAARAISPLMVAFALILLLASAIMGLSRTGLMFVPILAVSGIYSVFKDSISKGFRTTIWIVLLGTCAFLAFPQKDQLGTVWLQRLNLTENSRSSSIVSKLKPGGEDSFARDQLRMEGFRLFTQSPVMGQGYGGFGESSRRGFRDAHSMTFTALAETGILGLVALYFVLAVVGLRLFRLATAKSVQDGGLFFICFLMWLFAVHSVGGNLTAIQAGSFTIGAINGILLMVYLWAGPVLRRSTFAP
- the neuC gene encoding UDP-N-acetylglucosamine 2-epimerase (hydrolyzing), with product MLKRRICAVLVDRANYGRLKPVLEVLRDHPDVEFSLICGGTMVLERFGNATKVLQEDGFTIDGRVYMELEGSTPATMAKSVGMGIIEFSNELARIQPEMVLMIGDRYEALAVAISAAYMNLTLVHVQGGEVSGSIDESARHAITKFAHYHLPSTRRAADYLVQMGEKPESILGIGCPSSDLAKQFEFALNDDEINRFGSGASIDTTQPYALSVFHPTTTEFGGEAAQMQAVMVGLQSSGLPTVLLWPNIDAGSDHISKAIRRFREQHNTENWLRIVTNFEPETYLKVLAGASLAVGNSSSFVRDASYFGTPVVLVGNRQAGRERSEHVAHVPPTTDAVCSAIQQQLQHGRYSASDLYGDGNVSAPFVEALLKAPLYSQKQLSYVTEKEPLAA
- a CDS encoding class I SAM-dependent methyltransferase yields the protein MSTLHPSTKFERIESLQFDYSAQPKQPMQNCNLCGSDRWVVITQRDRYGFPAKATTCANCGLTRLNPPMTSEAYTDFYINTYRPLVSAYHGRLIDAKSIQGEQVSYAESYIEFARPFITPGHQTLLDVGGSTGIVAIEFQKAFGLKPTIIDPAPAEIAEADRYNLETITGFVEEWDHLGQTYDVIGLFQTIDHLLDVQKTLSKLREVISPNGLFLVDIVDFRAAYLRNNSVEEAVKIDHVFSLTEQTAEALFLSHGFEWIRKSYSADHLHVAYVCRPVDPRPFSLPRQDWVESHLNEIRKVQNSR
- a CDS encoding N-acetylneuraminate synthase family protein, which translates into the protein MAERSLIVAEVAQAHDGSLGTAHAFIDLAAESGADVVKFQMHFAAEESTPQEPWRIKFSLQDECRYDYWKRMEFTPDQWEGLYEHCQKVGIQFLCSPFSVKAVEILKDFEMPAWKVASGEVFSNAMLDAMSQVDLPFWVSTGMIGWTDIQNVVQRISATGADLTLFQCTSAYPTPPEKVGLNVIKEMRQRFGCKVGLSDHTGKIFSSLAAATLGVSVIEVHLAMHKQAFGPDTVASLTPDELKLMIEGVREIEAMNANPVEKDELAEEFSAMRGLFTKSVVVRRNLKKGDVLTLEDLIEKKPGTGIPAHRLPEFVGKKLKLALRADTFLEEKHVA